The genomic stretch TTGCACGTGAAGTGAAATGCGCAGCCGTCCCTACACAAAAGAATGTTGTTCTTATTTTCATGGAATCGATGTCGGCCAACTTGATGGAGCATTTCGGATCTACCAAAAAACTGACTCCTTTCCTAGACAGCCTTTATCTGGAATCTCTCAGTTTTGACCATTTTTATTCAGCGGGCATACATACCAACCACGGAATGTATGCCACCCTCTACTCTTTCCCTGCCATCATGAAACGGAATGCCATGAAAGGAGCAGTGGTACCTGTCTATTCGGGGTTGCCCACCGTATTAAAGGATAATGACTATCGGAACCTATTCTTCATGACGCACGAATCACAATACGATAATATGAACGCTTTTCTCCGCACTAACGGATTTGATGAAATATATGCACAAGAAAACTACCCAAAAGATAAAGTCGTTAACAGCTTTGGTGTACAAGACGATTTCCTATATCAATATGCCTTGCCCATTCTGAACAAAAGAGCAGAAGAAAGACAACCTTTCTTTACCGTATTGCTTTCTATCAGCAACCATCCCTCGTATGTGATACCTGACTATTTCAAACCACACAGCACAAAGCTTGAAGATCAGATTGTGGAATACGCGGACTGGGCCATCCGGCAATTCATGCAAGAAGCACGCAAACAACCCTGGTTTGAAAATACAATCTTTGTTTTGCTGGGTGACCATGGGAAATTGGTAGGAAGTCCGGACTGTGAAATACCACAATCCTGCAACCATGTTCCACTAATGATTTACGGAAAAGGCATCAAGCCCGAAATCAGACAAGAGCCGGGCGGCCAGACTGATGTGGCACCGACTTTACTCGGACTGCTGAACATGAGTTATACCCAAAACGACTTCGGCATAAATTTGTTAACAGAACAACGCCCGTATGTCTATTTCTCCGCCGATAATTTGATAGCAGCTACAAATACAACCCACCTATATATTTATTCTCCACATGACCGGCAGGAATTCAAATATAAGAAGCAAGGAAATGCCTTGCAACTTGTAACAGGGGAGGACAGTACATTCTACGTGATGAAAAAATACTGTTTCTCCACATTGCAGAGTGCGGAGTATCTGGTAAAAGAGCACAAGACTGTCAATAAAGCTAATGGACAATAAGGTGGGACGGGTTTCACCGCCTTGCCTTCCTTAACGGTCATACCCCAACTTCTCCTCGTTATAATCAGAGGCTATGTAGGTAGGACGGCCTTTGGTTTCCTTGAAAATGCGCCCCACGTACTCTCCTATAATTCCCAAAGAGAAAAGCTGGATGCCACCTAAAAAGAGCATGACAATGATCAAAGTGGGGAAGCCGGCCGTTTCATCACCATAAAGCACGGTCTTTATCAGAAAATAAATGGCATAAATAAAACTGGAGATTGAACAGAGCACTCCGCATACTGTAGCGATGCGCAAAGGGGCGATAGAGAAAGAGGTTATTCCCTCGACAGCCAGATTCAACAGCTTGAGAAAGTTCCAAGAGGAATGGCCCATCAGCCTGTCTCCGCGATCAAATTCAATGCTTTTCTTCTGATAGCCTATCCAGCAAAACAATCCTTTTGTATAACGCTCGCATTCGCGCAGACGACGCAACGTGAGCACACAACGACGGTCCAGAAGCCTGAAATCGCCCACATTGGGCAAAATATCAATACGGCTCATCCGCTGAAGTATACCATAAAAAGCCAGAGAGAACTGACGACGCAACCAGCTTTCCTCGCCACGGGTACGCCGTTTGGCATAAATGTCATCATATCCTTCTTCCCAATATTCCAGCATCTGGTCTACCAGTTCCGGAGGATCCTGCAAATCAGCGTCCATCACAACGCAGCAATCGCCGGTGGCGTAATCAAAACCCGCCAGCATGGCTACCTCTTTACCAAAGTTACGCGAAAGGTTGACATAATTCACCCGCTTGTCCTGCTGCCTCAACCGGCGGAGGCATTCCAGCGTAGTGTCGCTGCTGCCATCATTGACAAACAGGATTTCCCACTCATAAACGGCATTGCGGTTGACAAGCTCTATCAAACGTTGATACAGAGTGGGCAGCATCGCTTCCTCATTATATACCGGAATCAAAAGAGTCACTTTCTTCATATCATTCTTCACTATCATAAAGACTCCTCAAAGATATTACTTTTGTTTGAAAACAAACCTCACTAATAAAAAATTTACCGGAATGGCAATGAGAAACACTGGGATGGGAGCCAACGGACGGGAAAAACCCAACCGCAGAAAGAGATTCAACAATCCGATATGTATCAGATAATTTGTCAGATGTGCCCCCCCGAAGCCAAAAGCTTTCTTCCAGGAAGGAGGCTGCCCGAAAGTAAAATAAGCCGTAAGATAAAAGTTGGCAACAAAACTCAGCACATATCCCAAGGTATAGGCTACATTGACCTGAATGAATTTTTGCAAGACAAAATAAATGCCATAGTGCAGCCCTGTAGCAAAAAGGCCTACCATTACAAATCGCAGGAACTCGGGTATCTGTTTCAGTTTATTCATTTTCATTGATTTAAAATGCAAAGTTAGGTATTACTAAAGAATTATTCGTACTTTTGCGACAGTAAATATAAAAGACCGAAAAATATATGTCAGACAAGAAAAAAGCATTTTGGTTCATAGCCTTACTAAGCACACTTGTAATAATCCCCTTTTTGGGAGAAACTATTTTTTACTCTAAAGGGGAACCGCGCGAAGCAATTGTGGCATACTCGATGTTGGAAAGCGGCAACTGGATATTGCCTTTGAACTACGGAACAGACATCGCCTATAAACCTCCTTTCCTGTATTGGTCTATTGCAGCTATTTCCGCCATTTTCGGAGGGGTGAGTGAATTCTCGTCCCGTCTGCCGTCCGCTATCGCTTTTCTAGCTATGCAGTTCGTGTTTTTCGGATTCGTAGCCCGCTATAAGAATACAAAGACAGCAGTCATTACCTCCCTTTTACTGCTCACTTCATTCGAAGTGCACCGGGCGGCGGTGGCTTGCAGGCTGGATATGCTACAGGTTTCCTTCATCGTCATCTCACTTTGCTTACTATTTCGCTGGGACGAAAAAGGCTGCAAGGGAATACCTTGGACGGTTGTCGTGCTGATGGCATGCGGCACGCTGACCAAAGGACCTGTGGGTTCTATATTCCCCTGTATGTGTATCGGTATTTACCAGCTGATACGGGGACGCTCATTCGGCAAGACTTTCCTTTCCTTATTCGGAATCGGGCTGCTTTCCCTTATTCCATTGGGAATCTGGTTTTATGCGGCCTGGCTACAGGGAGGACAGCCGTTTATGGACCTGATGCTGGAGGAAAACACCGGACGCTTTGTCGGCAAAATGTCATACCCGTCGCATCACAATCCTTTATGGTATAACTTCCTGACCATTATATGGGGGTGGATACCTTGGACATTGGTCTTGCTTATTTCACTCTTCGGACTGAAATGGAATGAAATGCACCTGCTGCCCGCAGGAAACTCTTTCACCGGACGCATCAGGAAGGTTTGGGATAACATCCGCTCACAATCCCCCATACAGCTGTTTATCTGGATAGTGATTATCGCTATTTTTGTCTTCTATTGTATTCCTAAAAGCAAACGCAGCGTCTATTTGTTGCCTATCTATCCATTTATGGCTGTACTGATTGCCCAGTATCTGGAGGCGTTAATGCAAAAAGGGGCGAAAGTGTTCAAAATATCGGCTTATATCTTTGCCTCGCTCTGTTTGTTACTCACCGTGGTGTTTTTTGCTGTACGCTGTCAGATGATACCGGACAGCATATGGGGCAACGGACGTCATGCTGCCGAAAACATAGCGTTTATGCAAGCTTTGGAAAGCACGTCCTTTTCTATTTCCAAATGGCTGATTATAGTATTGCCGGTAGTGGCTGCCATCTGTACATTAAGGCTGGTTATCAAAAAAAGTAGTACGGGGTCACTCCTCTATGGAATCATCGGTTGTGTTCTTTGCCTGTTTGTCGCTTTAGACGGGGTATATCAGCCAACAATACTAGCTGTAAAATCCGATAAACATCTGGCAGAAGATATCAGAAAACAGGTGCCTGAAGGAGTCGTTTATTCATATACAGACAGAATGATACGGTTTTATTGTACAAATTATTATATGAATAACCAAATGCGGAATTTCACACTGGAAAATCCGCAAGAAGGGTATGTCATACTTTCTGCAAATGCACAAGAGGAGTTTTTAAAGAATTACAATGCAAAATATCAGCTGGAAGAGGTCTTCCATACAGATTACAGAAGTTGCGACTTACGCAATACGGTAATCATGTACAAGTTCAACGAGAAACGGAAATAGTTATATCTGGCAGATTCTGCACCGATTGGGACGCGGACTATATGAATCAGTATGGAATTCATATAGTCCGCGTCCAAGTTTTACTATCTGTTCCCTAAATCATCATAAACGGTTTGCAATATCGCCTTACCCTTATCCAGACGGGACTCGTCAGCTTCAGGCTCATTAAAAAGAATACTGCCGGAATTATTATCAAATACCGTCACTCCTGTACTGTCCCGGAATGAGAACCCATTATTGAAACTATAAAAGGCAAAAGGATACTTATAATCACTTCCCAATACATTACGGCTAAACGTAAATGCAGTATGTTCCAGCCCAAGCTGCCCCAACAAAGTGGCTGCCAAATCGGTCTGATTCATAATCTTGTCCACCTGCATAGGCTGTTTTACCGCTCCACCTAACCATAACAAGGGAATATGATAAAAACGAGGCATCGCATTAGACCCCTCACGCGGGTAATAGAAACCATGATCGGGAAGGCAGATAACTAAAAGATCTTTCCATGCGGGAGTCTGCTTCAACCGGTCAATAAACTTACCCAGACATTCATCTGTATAAGCAAAGGCATTGGGAATTTTATCTTCCAGCCGGTGATAAGGAACTTCGAAAGGTTCATGACTGCTAAGTGTCAGAAACGCAGTATGCCAAGGCCCTTCTTCCTTCCGGTTTCTTAACTGATTATATAAATATTCAAAAGTAATATCATCATTCACTCCCCAGGCATTACTGGTCTGTTCGGCCAATGAAAAATCTGTATTGGCTATAAGACGCTGATAACCGGTACTCAGCAGATAACTCTTCATATTGGTAAAGTTGATATCACCTCCATACAGGAAATCTGTTTTATAACCCGCCTTGGACAATCCTTCAGCTATAGCAGGCAGCGTACGGCTCTTGGCAGGAATTTTCATTACCGATGCCGTAGGCAATCCAAGGTAACCGCTGAAAGTACAGACTGTTCCACGGTCGGTACGGAAACTATTGGCATAACAGTTTGTAAAAAAGATCCCTTCCTTTGACAGACGGTTAAAGTGGGGTGTCACATCAGGAAGACCGCCTAAAGGTTCTACAAAAGCACCTCCAAAACCTTCCATCAAAATAATAAGAATATTGGGACGCTTGGTATTCAGGACTTGAATAATACTATCCCCATCTGTTGTAGGATAAAGTCCGTCAAACAATGCAGCCCGCTTCTCTTCATCAAAGAAATTGAACTCTGATGCAAAATCCTGGGATTTACCCATAGAAGACAACAAACTGAAATCGGGATTGACCGCCGAATGATTCAAGAAAGGTTCGTTGCTGAAATATACTTGCCCTATATTAGAAGTGGATTCCGTTACACCACCACGTATAATGACGAAAAGCACACCTCCTAATAACAGCATTCCCGCAGTTCCCGTTATCCGTTTCCGGGTGGCAGTCAAAACGGAAGGCGTGATTTTCAGCAAGACCCAACTATTCAGAGCTATGAGTAACAAGATGGCAAGAACCCTCAGCAAGATAAATCCAACGGAAACACTCGCCAAAGCTTCCTTCGGTGAATCGATATAAAGAAAAACAGATACGTCCAGTTTAAATCCCCAAAATGTATATAATGCCATATCTACCACAAAAATGATAGAAATAAGCGCGGCGGCCAAAATATAATACCCGTAAAGTATTTTTTTCAAAGGGAATTTCCTAAACCAAATACTTATCAGTACCAACAAGAATGGAAATGCAGTAAGATATCCCGCCGTAGCGGCATCAAGACTGGCTCCATGAATCATTACCTGCATATAATCGGCAAACCCGAATCCTTTTTCAATGGAACCATTATAGAGCATGAATAATGGTTTCTGTAGAATAAATATCAGTAAGACCGTAAAAAAGTACAAGCTGATATAAGCAATCCTCTTTTTCATATCTTCAGTTCTTTACTATTTCCGTCCGAAATCAGCCGGGACCTCTCCCCATCGGTCGGTTTCCCACTTCAATAAAGGTGTGGTATATTTATTTTCTTTCAGCCAAATTTCGGCCCGTTCTATCATTTGAAAAAGTTTCTCCGTCTGAGGAGTCCGTTCCAGTTTAGTTTTACATTTCTTCTGCTTCACCCAACTCAACGCATTACGGCTGTCCGAGTAAACAGGCATATTGATATTTTTCTGCTTCATCAACGCCAAAGCATGGACAATGGCAAGAAACTCTCCAATATTATTCGTTCCATAAACAGGACCGAAATGAAAAACCTCCTGTCCGGTAAGCAAATAAACGCCCCGATATTCCATCGGTCCGGGATTTCCACTGCAAGCAGCATCCACAGCCAGGCAGTTCATATCAAAGTTCTCGGGAAGTTGTTTAGGAACATCTTCTTTTTTAACAGCATTCTTACCTATATAATGGAAAGCGGAAGAAGCCAAGGCGTGTTCCGCCTCCTCTTTGGTCTCGAATGACTTGTATTGTGCGCCATCGTAACCTTTTATCTGTAGCTGGCAGTCAGTCCAAGAGTCATAAACTCCCGGATTGACGCCTTTCCATACTACATAATATTTCTGTTTCTTTACCATTTACATACGTTCAGGCACTTCAATACCCAGTAGGCCCATTGCTGTCTTTACAATCTTACCCACATTAGCACTCAATGCCAGACGGAAGACTTTCAACGCTTCATTTTCTTCACGCAGAATACTGAAATCATGATAGAACTGGTTGTATTCTTTCACCAAATCGTATGCATAGTTTGCTATAATGGAAGGATTATAGTCTGAGCCTGCCTGCTTGACAACCGATTTAAAATCAGCCAGCATCTGAATCAAACCTTCTTCTTTTGCGCTCAGTTCCAAACCTGCTGGAATGATTTCGGGAATAACGATACCTGCTTCAGCCGCTTTGCGTAATACAGACTGGACACGGGCATACGTATACTGAATGAAAGGTCCTGTATTGCCATTGAAATCTATCGATTCTTTCGGGTTGAAAGTCATATTTTTACGTGCGTCCACCTTCAGGATAAAATATTTCAAAGCGCCCAAACCAACAATACGGGCAATATTGTCGGCTTCTTCTTGAGTCAGACCGTCCAATTTACCTAATTCAGCAGAAGTTTCCTTAGCAGTTTCAATCATTGCTTCCATCAAATCATCCGCATCCACTACTGTACCTTCACGACTTTTCATTTTGCCCTCGGGCAGCTCTACCATACCGTATGAGAAATGAACCAATCCTTTGCCCCATTCAAAACCCAATTTGTCCAACAAGATAGAAAGTACCTGGAAATGATAGTTTTGTTCATTACCCACTACATAAATCATCTTGTTGATGGGGTAATCCTGAAAACGTAATTTGGCAGTACCAATATCCTGGGTCATATAAACAGAAGTACCGTCACCGCGAAGAAGCAACTTATGGTCCAGTCCTTCGGCAGTCAAATCAGCCCATACAGAGTTATCCTCTTTCCGGTAGAAGAAACCTTTTTCCAATCCTTCCATCACTTTCTCCTTACCTTCCAGATAGGTATTCGATTCATAATAAATTTTATCGAAACTAACTCCCATCATCTTATACGTTTCATCGAATCCGGCATATACCCAGTCATTCATCTTCCTCCACAAGGCACGGATCTCAGGGTCATTCGCCTCCCACTTACGGAGCATCTCGCGAGCTTCCAGCATCAGAGGAGAGTTTGCCTCTGCCTTAGCTTTAGCTTCTTCTTCATTCAAGCCTTCAGCCTGGTACTGAGCTGTCAGTTCCTTTACCTCAGCCTTGTAATGCTTGTCAAAAGCTACATAATAGTCACCAATCAAATGGTCCCCCTTCTTGCCCGATGATTCAGGTGTTTCACCGTTACCATATTTCAACCAGGCCAGCATGGACTTACAGATATGGATACCACGGTCATTCACAATATTGGTCTTGACCACCTTATTGCCATTTGCCGCCATGACATTTGCCAAGGCATTTCCCAACAGGTTGTTACGGACGTGACCCAGATGAAGCGGCTTGTTTGTATTGGGAGAAGAATACTCAATCATCACCAACGGAGAGTTTTCCGTAGCCTTTTCAATACCGTATTCGGGAGCAGCCTGAATAGAATTCAAAAGTTCAATCCAACAATCCGAAGCAATTGTCAAATTAAGAAAGCCCTTCACTGCATTGTAGGCTGAAACCAATTCGGGAGCATGCTCTTTCAGGTATCCGCCTATTTCCTGTGCGGTCTGTTCAGGAGCTTTCTTGGACATTTTCAGAAAAGGGAAAACAACCAAAGTAAGATGTCCTTCAAACTCTTTCTTAGTCTTTTGCAGTTGTACCATTTTTCCGGGTACATCCTGTCCGTACAACGTTTTGATAGCGCTGATAATGGACGTGGTGAGTTTTTCTTCTATATTCATAATATGTACGTACACTTATTTGTTATTGAGTTGCAAAGATAGACATTTTAGGCGAAATCTTTCCTATCTTACTTTAATTTACTATCTTTCCTCTCCGCAAACTATATCCTTTTAACTAAAAAAATAAGTATCAAAAAGTCAAAAGTCACTATTTTATCGAATAAGAATAAGAGGACAACTTTCACTAATCAAGAGAATTCCACTTTATAAAAAGCTAAATTATCTGCATAAACATACAATGACTAATTAAATATGTCCAACAACACATTCCCAGTTCATTAGAAATATAAAAATACATTGACTACAAGAATTAATTCAACACGAAATTACATAAACACTTGATTGATAAAACAATATTATATATTAAATCCACATTAAAACAAGACAAACACTATTTTGATAAAGTTAAGAAAAACCGTATATTTTTATCCTAAAGAAAGGACTTCGTAAAAAATATATTAAAATATATTATCCTATTTAAATCAAAATACATATATTTGCGGTCATTATTAAATAATGCAATTATAAGAATGCAAGCAAAAAGAAATCCTAATGCAGTTGAATAGTAATAAAACCACTATGGAAAACGACACAATGATACAAGAAATTGCATTTACAATTTAAAAAAGAGAGTTCAATACATAATGCCTGAAATATGGCAATTTATAAACCCCTAATTAAAGCCAAGTTTATATGAGCAGATTTTCTTCATTATTATGTAGCTTGCTATTCTGCATGATTACATATGCACAGGAAATTACAGTAACTGGTAAAGTCACCGCAGGAGGCGAAGAAATGCCTGGTGTCACAGTAGCTGTAAAAGGACAAACTCGCGGTACCATCACTTCTACCGATGGCAGCTACCAGATTCAGGTTAACGGCAATGAAAGCCTGATCTTCTCTTTTGTAGGTTACGAAACAGTAACTATACCGATAAACAAACGCAAAGTTATTAACGTAGAATTGAAGGAAACAACCCAAATGGTAGATGAAGTAGTTATAACCGTTCCTTACGGTACTGCCAAAAAATCCACATTTACAGGGTCTGCAAGCTATATTGCCGCCGGCACTATTGAAAAAGCACAGGTCAGTAGTGTGTCAAAAGCATTGCAAGGAACTGTAGCTGGTTTACAGTCTTTTTCCTCCAGCGGTCAACCCGGATCAGACGCAACTATCCTGATTCGTGGAGTTGGTTCTGTAAACGCTTCAACCAATCCCCTCTATGTGGTCGATGGTGTTCCTTACGATGGTGCTCTTTCCTCCATAGCATCTTCAGATATTGCGTCAATCACTGTATTAAAAGATGCAGCTTCCGCTGCATTGTATGGCTCACGTGCAGCAAACGGCGTAATTATGATCACCACCAAACAAGGAAATAAAGATAGCGCACCCACCGTTGAATTATCTGCTAAATATGGTTTTTCAAGCCGTGCACGCGCAGACTACGACCAGTTGAATACAAACCAATATTATGAATTATATTGGGAAGCCATGCGTAACTATCGTATGGACAACGGTTACTCTGCCGAAGAAGCTGCAGCATGGGCATCAAGCAATGTTACAGGCAATCTAGGCATCAACCCTTATGGCAGTGCTTACCCTGAGCCAATCGGCCATGACGGAAAACTGGTAGCAGGTGCCAAACCATTATGGAACGACAGCTGGGACGACGCCCTTTCACAAGATGCACACTATACAGATTTAAATGTACACGTAAGTGGTGGTAGCAAAACCTCCAAATATTTTGTTTCAGCAGGTTACATGGATGATCAAGGTGCTTATATCTGCTCTGGTTTCAAACGCTATACTCTCCGCGCCAACGTGACTTCAGATATCCGCAAATGGTTACAGATCGGATTGAATGTATCAGGAACTCATTCTGTTCAAGACTATCCCAAGCAAGATGACTCAACAATCTCCAATGTGGTCATGTTTGCCCGTTCATTGCCATCATTCTATCCAGTGTATCAACGTGACTTGGCAACTGGAGCATATTTATTGGACGAAAATGGTAACCGTATGTTCGATTATGGTGAGTATCGTCCTAACTCGTATGCAAAATATAATCTGCTGGCTTCCATGCCACACGATAAAAGCGAGATAAAACGCGATGCTGCTTCTTTACGTGGCTTTATCCAAATAACTCCTATCGAAGGACTTTCTTACAAAATGTCTTTGAATATTGACTATAATAACAAAACAAATCATGACTACACCAATCCTACTTACGGTACAGGTTCTATCAGTGGTGGCAGCGTAAGCAAATACAACTACCGCACTACAGGCATGACTTTTAATAATGTCATTAATTATCAACACACGTTCAATGATGTACATGATATCCGTGTGATGGCC from Phocaeicola dorei encodes the following:
- the argS gene encoding arginine--tRNA ligase, producing the protein MNIEEKLTTSIISAIKTLYGQDVPGKMVQLQKTKKEFEGHLTLVVFPFLKMSKKAPEQTAQEIGGYLKEHAPELVSAYNAVKGFLNLTIASDCWIELLNSIQAAPEYGIEKATENSPLVMIEYSSPNTNKPLHLGHVRNNLLGNALANVMAANGNKVVKTNIVNDRGIHICKSMLAWLKYGNGETPESSGKKGDHLIGDYYVAFDKHYKAEVKELTAQYQAEGLNEEEAKAKAEANSPLMLEAREMLRKWEANDPEIRALWRKMNDWVYAGFDETYKMMGVSFDKIYYESNTYLEGKEKVMEGLEKGFFYRKEDNSVWADLTAEGLDHKLLLRGDGTSVYMTQDIGTAKLRFQDYPINKMIYVVGNEQNYHFQVLSILLDKLGFEWGKGLVHFSYGMVELPEGKMKSREGTVVDADDLMEAMIETAKETSAELGKLDGLTQEEADNIARIVGLGALKYFILKVDARKNMTFNPKESIDFNGNTGPFIQYTYARVQSVLRKAAEAGIVIPEIIPAGLELSAKEEGLIQMLADFKSVVKQAGSDYNPSIIANYAYDLVKEYNQFYHDFSILREENEALKVFRLALSANVGKIVKTAMGLLGIEVPERM
- a CDS encoding LTA synthase family protein, whose translation is MKYLRSLMQQFVTACKNQAKLIQQFTLSLLYLFIIHIVALLFFFLFRLVLFTSIDYQFPPDIQNNFLMQATAFIKGLWFDNVIACYILLLPLVILWITAPCNYHSKWVFRFISIFFILFYSLSFIISAANIPYFSYFFKTINSSIYNWFGYGATTAGMVLGETSFYFPIFLGLISILLLSGSVLRLSSYFYHLINSKSTSISPINRLCIFATGAVCIGLCLFGIRGRMGYNPIRVSQAYYCTDPFLNQLGVNPVFNLLTSTLDDNRKENRYLHLMPEQEAITNMQSILQRKGIEGISPIAREVKCAAVPTQKNVVLIFMESMSANLMEHFGSTKKLTPFLDSLYLESLSFDHFYSAGIHTNHGMYATLYSFPAIMKRNAMKGAVVPVYSGLPTVLKDNDYRNLFFMTHESQYDNMNAFLRTNGFDEIYAQENYPKDKVVNSFGVQDDFLYQYALPILNKRAEERQPFFTVLLSISNHPSYVIPDYFKPHSTKLEDQIVEYADWAIRQFMQEARKQPWFENTIFVLLGDHGKLVGSPDCEIPQSCNHVPLMIYGKGIKPEIRQEPGGQTDVAPTLLGLLNMSYTQNDFGINLLTEQRPYVYFSADNLIAATNTTHLYIYSPHDRQEFKYKKQGNALQLVTGEDSTFYVMKKYCFSTLQSAEYLVKEHKTVNKANGQ
- a CDS encoding SusC/RagA family TonB-linked outer membrane protein, encoding MSRFSSLLCSLLFCMITYAQEITVTGKVTAGGEEMPGVTVAVKGQTRGTITSTDGSYQIQVNGNESLIFSFVGYETVTIPINKRKVINVELKETTQMVDEVVITVPYGTAKKSTFTGSASYIAAGTIEKAQVSSVSKALQGTVAGLQSFSSSGQPGSDATILIRGVGSVNASTNPLYVVDGVPYDGALSSIASSDIASITVLKDAASAALYGSRAANGVIMITTKQGNKDSAPTVELSAKYGFSSRARADYDQLNTNQYYELYWEAMRNYRMDNGYSAEEAAAWASSNVTGNLGINPYGSAYPEPIGHDGKLVAGAKPLWNDSWDDALSQDAHYTDLNVHVSGGSKTSKYFVSAGYMDDQGAYICSGFKRYTLRANVTSDIRKWLQIGLNVSGTHSVQDYPKQDDSTISNVVMFARSLPSFYPVYQRDLATGAYLLDENGNRMFDYGEYRPNSYAKYNLLASMPHDKSEIKRDAASLRGFIQITPIEGLSYKMSLNIDYNNKTNHDYTNPTYGTGSISGGSVSKYNYRTTGMTFNNVINYQHTFNDVHDIRVMAGQEYYEYNTSNFGGSRSKVIMDGFYEPDAASSLGDFGGNSDQYKLLSFFGSAEYSYDQKYFLSASVRSDGSSRFHPDHRWGTFWSIGASWKIMQEEFMKDTSDWLSNLSLRASYGAQGNDQVGYYAYQALYSIRNNLGESGLHAYRLATPNLSWETNLNTNIGLDFGFWNNRLSGTIEYFERRSKDLLFSKDLVPSSGFSSMDENIGAIKNYGWEFQISGYPIMTKDWKWKLSFNATTYKNKITSLPAEEMWSGNKKWVKGGSLYDFYLVEWAGVNPENGNPMWYRYNTNGEKVTTEDYSSTTPDDKVKCGNSLPDWTGGLQSDLSFKDFTLSFLFSYSIGGKIYNGDKVSLMSQGPTGTSWSVDMLDRWTPENPYTDVPRLTTSPKSSWTNSSNRFLVDRSYLRLKNITFSYNLPKSLLNTLTLKDASIFFQAENMLTLAKQQGLDPEQTFGGSTYYRYPAMKTISFGINVKL
- a CDS encoding GtrA family protein; the encoded protein is MNKLKQIPEFLRFVMVGLFATGLHYGIYFVLQKFIQVNVAYTLGYVLSFVANFYLTAYFTFGQPPSWKKAFGFGGAHLTNYLIHIGLLNLFLRLGFSRPLAPIPVFLIAIPVNFLLVRFVFKQK
- a CDS encoding LTA synthase family protein; translated protein: MKKRIAYISLYFFTVLLIFILQKPLFMLYNGSIEKGFGFADYMQVMIHGASLDAATAGYLTAFPFLLVLISIWFRKFPLKKILYGYYILAAALISIIFVVDMALYTFWGFKLDVSVFLYIDSPKEALASVSVGFILLRVLAILLLIALNSWVLLKITPSVLTATRKRITGTAGMLLLGGVLFVIIRGGVTESTSNIGQVYFSNEPFLNHSAVNPDFSLLSSMGKSQDFASEFNFFDEEKRAALFDGLYPTTDGDSIIQVLNTKRPNILIILMEGFGGAFVEPLGGLPDVTPHFNRLSKEGIFFTNCYANSFRTDRGTVCTFSGYLGLPTASVMKIPAKSRTLPAIAEGLSKAGYKTDFLYGGDINFTNMKSYLLSTGYQRLIANTDFSLAEQTSNAWGVNDDITFEYLYNQLRNRKEEGPWHTAFLTLSSHEPFEVPYHRLEDKIPNAFAYTDECLGKFIDRLKQTPAWKDLLVICLPDHGFYYPREGSNAMPRFYHIPLLWLGGAVKQPMQVDKIMNQTDLAATLLGQLGLEHTAFTFSRNVLGSDYKYPFAFYSFNNGFSFRDSTGVTVFDNNSGSILFNEPEADESRLDKGKAILQTVYDDLGNR
- a CDS encoding viroplasmin family protein, translating into MVKKQKYYVVWKGVNPGVYDSWTDCQLQIKGYDGAQYKSFETKEEAEHALASSAFHYIGKNAVKKEDVPKQLPENFDMNCLAVDAACSGNPGPMEYRGVYLLTGQEVFHFGPVYGTNNIGEFLAIVHALALMKQKNINMPVYSDSRNALSWVKQKKCKTKLERTPQTEKLFQMIERAEIWLKENKYTTPLLKWETDRWGEVPADFGRK
- a CDS encoding glycosyltransferase family 2 protein, giving the protein MKKVTLLIPVYNEEAMLPTLYQRLIELVNRNAVYEWEILFVNDGSSDTTLECLRRLRQQDKRVNYVNLSRNFGKEVAMLAGFDYATGDCCVVMDADLQDPPELVDQMLEYWEEGYDDIYAKRRTRGEESWLRRQFSLAFYGILQRMSRIDILPNVGDFRLLDRRCVLTLRRLRECERYTKGLFCWIGYQKKSIEFDRGDRLMGHSSWNFLKLLNLAVEGITSFSIAPLRIATVCGVLCSISSFIYAIYFLIKTVLYGDETAGFPTLIIVMLFLGGIQLFSLGIIGEYVGRIFKETKGRPTYIASDYNEEKLGYDR
- a CDS encoding ArnT family glycosyltransferase, which gives rise to MSDKKKAFWFIALLSTLVIIPFLGETIFYSKGEPREAIVAYSMLESGNWILPLNYGTDIAYKPPFLYWSIAAISAIFGGVSEFSSRLPSAIAFLAMQFVFFGFVARYKNTKTAVITSLLLLTSFEVHRAAVACRLDMLQVSFIVISLCLLFRWDEKGCKGIPWTVVVLMACGTLTKGPVGSIFPCMCIGIYQLIRGRSFGKTFLSLFGIGLLSLIPLGIWFYAAWLQGGQPFMDLMLEENTGRFVGKMSYPSHHNPLWYNFLTIIWGWIPWTLVLLISLFGLKWNEMHLLPAGNSFTGRIRKVWDNIRSQSPIQLFIWIVIIAIFVFYCIPKSKRSVYLLPIYPFMAVLIAQYLEALMQKGAKVFKISAYIFASLCLLLTVVFFAVRCQMIPDSIWGNGRHAAENIAFMQALESTSFSISKWLIIVLPVVAAICTLRLVIKKSSTGSLLYGIIGCVLCLFVALDGVYQPTILAVKSDKHLAEDIRKQVPEGVVYSYTDRMIRFYCTNYYMNNQMRNFTLENPQEGYVILSANAQEEFLKNYNAKYQLEEVFHTDYRSCDLRNTVIMYKFNEKRK